The DNA sequence TCTGTTTGGATACTTGGAATTGATCCAATAGAGGACTTGTTTGTTGCAGCCCTGTATTTTGGCACCAATCTTTTTCTTTCGATAAGTTCTGTCATCTTTGCCCTAAACCGTTTCAGGAGATGGAATGCCCTGCAGCTGCTGATTGACAGTCTGGCGATGTCTGTTTCCATCCTGCTATTGATCTGGATCATTTACTTTGATGCGAACTACGAGAACCTTTATCTCGTTTCCAGAGGCGGCTGGACTTCAGCTATGAGCATTGTTCTTGATATTGGCATGATGACCGGTATAGCCATCTGGTTCTTCTCAATCCGGGCCGGTAATATCGCAGCCTCCGTCCGGCTCGCAGCAAGTTCCGTTTTGGCTTTTGCTTTGATCGATTTGGTCTATTATTATCTCTATCTGCATGATCTTTATATTCCGAATTCAGTGATTGATTCGGTTTATATGGCGACATTGCTAGGCATTGCGCTCAGTGCGCTTATAACACCCGAGAATATAAAAGCAGGGGCTGATGATCTTGAGCTATATGGGGATTATTCCAACGAAGGCTACAGAAATCAGGGGTTACTTTTATTGGTCGGACCTATTATTATTCTATTTTTCGTTGGATTCAATATCCAGAGCTTATTGATTTATCTCATTATTATCTTTCTTCATGGAATATTGAGCAATCATATTCAGAATTCCATCAAAGACCAACGTCTCTTAACAAGAGAAAAAGAGCTGAATGCTGAACTTGAAAAACGTATTGATGAACGTACCCGGGAGCTTTCGGAAAAAGCCAGAGAACTCGAGAAGAAAAACCGCCAGCTGCATTACCTTTCCAGTCAAGATATCGTAACCAAGCTTTATAACCGCCGCTTCTTTCTGGAAGCTGTGCAGGAAAAAATCAGAAACTGCCAGGCCGATGATATTCTCGTCCTGTTATTTCTCGATATTGACCGGTTCAAAACGATCAATGATGTTTATGGCCATATTATCGGAGATAAACTGATCATTGCTCTTTCCAAGCGTCTCCAGAAATTTGCCGATCCTGAACATGACCTGCTGGCCCGCTTCGGCGGTGATGAATTTGTGCTGGCGTTCCATGGCAAATATCACAACGCAGATATTGAGAACCTGGCCCAAAGTATCATCGCCATCTGTACAGAACCAATCCAGCTCAGTAAATATACATTCCACATAACGATCAGTGTCGGGATCTCCATTTACCCGCATGATGCTTCAAGTCTTGACGCCCTGATCCAGAATTCCGATATAGCGATGTATGAGGCCAAAAAAATAGGGTTCAATAAATACGTCTTTTTCAATGAGCAAATCAATGCGATCCTCCAAAGGAATCTAAAGCTTGAAATTTTATTGCGAAAAGCGATCTATGATAAAGAATTTTCACTTCATTACCAGCCCCAGTTCAGCATACCGGATAACAGTCTTATCGGGATTGAAGCACTGCTCCGCTGGAATAGTCCGGCCGAAGGTTCAATTCCTCCGAGTGAATTCATTTCGATTGCAGAGGAGACAGACCTGATTATTCCGCTTGGAAAATGGGTGATGAACAGGGCGATCCGCCAAATTGCCGAATGGAACAACCGTTATCAGACCACTCTGAAAATGGGCATCAACGTTTCGATCAAACAGCTAAATCATAAAGAATTTGGTGAAATGATCAAATCAGCAATCAAGTTCTATGCTGTTCCTCCGGAATGGATTGATATGGAGATCACTGAAAGCATAGCAATCGAAGAAGCCTACGATATTCACAAGATTACCAAAACGATCAGGGATCTCGGAATCTCTATCTCAATTGATGACTTTGGAACCGGCTATTCCTCTTTAAATCATTTGAAGATGTTCCCATTCGACCGCATAAAATTTCCCAAACTCTCGATTGATCATATTGTCAATGATGAGTTTGACAAAGAAATTGTACGTTCGATTATTGTGCTGGCGAATTTTATGAAAATTAAAACTATCGCCGAAGGCGTTGAAACTGCAGCCCAATACGACGTGTTGAAAGAATTGGGCTGTGATCAGATTCAAGGCTACTATCTGGCCAAGCCTATGCCGGCTAAAGAGTTCGAAAAAGCATTTTTTAACTTACCCCAATAGTTCCTTTTAGAAAATTCTTCAGTAAATTCTTCAATCATTTCTTTATTAAATTTTACAGAATTTCTCTTGTTTAACCGAGTCGGCAGGATAGCGAGAAGCTCAGACTTCAGACGCTATTCTCCTGGCTCTTTTTTCTGCTTCGCGGCAGATTTTCTGCTCGTCAAGTGTCAGCAGTCTCCCGTCTTCCATCAGGATCTTTCCGTCGACGATTGCCGTTCTGACATCCCCGCCCCTGGCACAGTAAACCAGATGCGAAGGTATCGAGAACCTCGGATAGAAATGCGGCTGATCAAAGTCAATCGAAATTATATCAGCTTTATAGCCGGGCTGAAGTTTGCCTAGATCCTTCAGTCCTGCCACGGTTGCCCCTCCGGTCGTCGCCATTCTCAGAACTTCATAGGCTTTGAGGTCTTCAGGGGAGCCAACCAGTTTTTGCTGGAAGGAAGCCGAACGCATTTCCCCAAACATATCAAGATCATTATTGCTGGAAGTACCGTCTGTTCCAAGTCCGACAGTAATTCCCCGCTTAAGCATTTCCGGAATCCGTGCTGTTCCGCTGCTCAGTTTCATATTGCTTTCCGGGTTATGGGCAACCCCTACGTTATACTTTTTAAGTATATCCAGTTCGGCATCATTCAGGTAAACACAGTGGGCAGCAATCATTTGTCCTCCCAATATACCCTGTTGTTCCAGCCAGCAGAGCGGCGTTGTTCCATATCTCTCCCTGATCGTAACGAGTTCGGATTGTGTCTCCGCGAGATGGATATGGATGCCGGTCCCTAACCTATCGGCCTCCTGTTTTACAGTCAGCAAAAATTCTCCTGAACAGGTATACGGGGCATGCGGGCCAAACATAATCTTAATTCGTCCGTCCCCGGCGTTATGATATTTCCGGAATAATTCAATATTTTCCTGCAGTGATCTGTTTCCAGCTTCTTTATTGTGCTCAATCATGCCGCGGGACAGCAGTGCCCTGGTCCCTGATTCCAAAACTGCCCTGGCCGTTTCTTCTTCACTGATATACATATCCGTCATGGTCGTCGTGCCGGAACGGAGCATCTCACAAAGAGCAAGCGAACTCCCCCAGTAGATATCTTCCGGTGTCATTTTATCTTCAAAAGGCCAGACCTTTTCCTGCAGCCAGGGCATAAGCGGCATATCATCGGCATAGCCGCGCAGCAGCGTCATTGCAGCATGCGTGTGCGTGTTAATAAGTCCGGGCATCACAACATGATTTGTTAAATTCAGGACTCTGTCCGGATTAAAACCCGCCGGGGCTGTTCCTCTCTCCCCGACAGAAACAATCCGGTCCCCGTCTATCGCAATTTCTCCCTGCGGATAGAAATCCTGCGCATCGGTCATCGGCAAAATCATCGCTCTGATTAGATACCTGGACATTGTTTGTTACCTTCTTTCTCTTCTATATCATTTGACTCCTGTTTGCAGAAAAAAACGGCTTAAATGAACCTGTACAAAAATCCATTTGAGCCGAATGTTTTTTCTATTTTGTATTATCTTACTAGCATCTTCACCATATTTACAGAGTAGGGCGGGGATATGATCCCTTTTTCCGTAATAATCCCGGTAATATATTTTGCCGACGTAATATCAAAAGCAGGATTGTACACACTGACTTCATCGGGAACAATCCGTACATCCATGATTTTTCGAACTTCCTGATCGTCCCGCTCTTCCACAGGGATGTCGTCCCCGCCAGATATTTTCAAATCAATGGACGTTGTCGGTGCCGCCACATAAAACGGAATTTGATGAGCAGCAGCCAGCACGGCCAGCGAATAGGTTCCGATCTTGTTGGCCGTATCGCCGTTGGCGGCGATACGGTCCGCCCCTACGATAACCATATCGACTTTCCCCTGCTGCATCAGATAGCCGGCCATATTATCCGTAATCAACGTCAACGGGATCTGATCCTGAAGGAGCTCCCAGGCCGTTAATCTGGCCCCCTGTAAAAGGGGTCTCGTTTCGCCTGCAAAGACATGGATCTTTTTCCCGGATTCATGTGCAGTCCTAATAATCCCCAGGGCTGTCCCAAATTCAACCGTAGCAAGACTGCCTGTATTGCAGTGCGTCAGAATATTTGCTTTTTCCGGAATCAGCGTGTTGCCGTATTCCCCAATACGTTTGTTCATTCTGCGGTCATCTTCGGCAATTTCATTCGCTTCATTAATTAAAGCTGCCCGAATATTTCCGATATCATTCATATTCAAAAATTCTCTGAATTTATCTTCCATTTTTCTAAGTGCCCAAAAAAGGTTTACAGCAGTTGGACGTGTTCCTTCCAAAACGGTCCGAACCTCATCCATATAGTCTTTAAAGTCTTCACCGCTTCCGCGGTATTCGGCAGCCCCCAGCGCAAAGCCGTAGGCTGCAGCCGCCCCGATTGCTGGAGCTCCGCGAACTTCCATATTCTTTATTGCCTCTGCCATTTCTTTGTAAGAATGTATTTCGCGGTATTGTTCGACAAACGGCAATTTCGTCTGATCGAGTATCAACAAATGATCTCCCTGCCATTGAAGCGCTTTCACACGATTTCCGCCTTTCTTAAGAAAACTTGGCTGGTGTCAACCTTTAAAATAAGCCTGCTTCTTTGCTTCCGGTAGTACAGTAACACCGCTGGTCATGATCCATGATCTTACAGGTGCTTTCCACCAATGCTGCCACAGTTTTGCTCAACAAGTCCATAGTAGCGATTACTTCGGCATGTGTCAATGGGTCTTTTTTAATACCCGCAG is a window from the Dehalobacter sp. DCA genome containing:
- a CDS encoding amidohydrolase, which translates into the protein MSRYLIRAMILPMTDAQDFYPQGEIAIDGDRIVSVGERGTAPAGFNPDRVLNLTNHVVMPGLINTHTHAAMTLLRGYADDMPLMPWLQEKVWPFEDKMTPEDIYWGSSLALCEMLRSGTTTMTDMYISEEETARAVLESGTRALLSRGMIEHNKEAGNRSLQENIELFRKYHNAGDGRIKIMFGPHAPYTCSGEFLLTVKQEADRLGTGIHIHLAETQSELVTIRERYGTTPLCWLEQQGILGGQMIAAHCVYLNDAELDILKKYNVGVAHNPESNMKLSSGTARIPEMLKRGITVGLGTDGTSSNNDLDMFGEMRSASFQQKLVGSPEDLKAYEVLRMATTGGATVAGLKDLGKLQPGYKADIISIDFDQPHFYPRFSIPSHLVYCARGGDVRTAIVDGKILMEDGRLLTLDEQKICREAEKRARRIASEV
- a CDS encoding putative bifunctional diguanylate cyclase/phosphodiesterase; its protein translation is MKVTKNKTLIIVFIAVYYLFYLTATINQSDFWGNILSPIGALISFFLLLQAYYKSSQPKYVRYIWLFFSFASLSWAVGDFMWDYSVWILGIDPIEDLFVAALYFGTNLFLSISSVIFALNRFRRWNALQLLIDSLAMSVSILLLIWIIYFDANYENLYLVSRGGWTSAMSIVLDIGMMTGIAIWFFSIRAGNIAASVRLAASSVLAFALIDLVYYYLYLHDLYIPNSVIDSVYMATLLGIALSALITPENIKAGADDLELYGDYSNEGYRNQGLLLLVGPIIILFFVGFNIQSLLIYLIIIFLHGILSNHIQNSIKDQRLLTREKELNAELEKRIDERTRELSEKARELEKKNRQLHYLSSQDIVTKLYNRRFFLEAVQEKIRNCQADDILVLLFLDIDRFKTINDVYGHIIGDKLIIALSKRLQKFADPEHDLLARFGGDEFVLAFHGKYHNADIENLAQSIIAICTEPIQLSKYTFHITISVGISIYPHDASSLDALIQNSDIAMYEAKKIGFNKYVFFNEQINAILQRNLKLEILLRKAIYDKEFSLHYQPQFSIPDNSLIGIEALLRWNSPAEGSIPPSEFISIAEETDLIIPLGKWVMNRAIRQIAEWNNRYQTTLKMGINVSIKQLNHKEFGEMIKSAIKFYAVPPEWIDMEITESIAIEEAYDIHKITKTIRDLGISISIDDFGTGYSSLNHLKMFPFDRIKFPKLSIDHIVNDEFDKEIVRSIIVLANFMKIKTIAEGVETAAQYDVLKELGCDQIQGYYLAKPMPAKEFEKAFFNLPQ
- the mtnA gene encoding S-methyl-5-thioribose-1-phosphate isomerase; amino-acid sequence: MKALQWQGDHLLILDQTKLPFVEQYREIHSYKEMAEAIKNMEVRGAPAIGAAAAYGFALGAAEYRGSGEDFKDYMDEVRTVLEGTRPTAVNLFWALRKMEDKFREFLNMNDIGNIRAALINEANEIAEDDRRMNKRIGEYGNTLIPEKANILTHCNTGSLATVEFGTALGIIRTAHESGKKIHVFAGETRPLLQGARLTAWELLQDQIPLTLITDNMAGYLMQQGKVDMVIVGADRIAANGDTANKIGTYSLAVLAAAHQIPFYVAAPTTSIDLKISGGDDIPVEERDDQEVRKIMDVRIVPDEVSVYNPAFDITSAKYITGIITEKGIISPPYSVNMVKMLVR